The segment ACCAGGGCGAACGGATCACGTACTGGTGTCCCCGCTGCCAGCCCGAGCCGGTCTCAGAGGCAGGGTGAGCTGCTGTTCAGGTACGCGTCGACGGTCCCGTTGTCCCGCTTGGTGACGTCGATGCTGATCCGGAAGCCGTCCGGCGCCTCGACCGCGAAGTTCGGCAGCTGCGGGTCGTCACGCTCGTCCCGGACCGTCTCGTACGCCTTGCCGGTCCAGAAGTCGGCCAGGGTCGGCACGGCGTCGTCGACCGGCCAGCCCTGCGGGTAGTCGATCTGGTAGTGCGTCTCGATGAAGACCCGGTCGTCACCGGGACCGTCGTCGCACTTCATGTCGTCGGCGTGCAGCGTCTCGCGCAGCGTCGCGCCCGGCGGCAGCTGCTTCATCGCCTCGTCGGCGAGCTCGGCGACACGCACCACGGCCTCGTTGGCGGTGATGTCCGGCCTGGGGTACACGGTGCCACATCCAGTGATCAGGCCGCCGGCGACGAGCGCGGCGGCGACGGTCAGAGCGAACCGGTTCCGGGGTGTCACTGCACCCTGCCTTCCTGCCCGGTGACGATAAAGGCGATGTTGCGGCGGGACGGGTTGTTCGGGTCCCAGTAGTCCGAGTGGGCTTCGACCGGGTTGAACGATCCCGGGTCGCTGGTGAACTGGCGACCGCCGAAGCCCGGATTGGCGGGATTCTCGCCGAACCGCATGTTGTCGTCCACCCCGGTCAGCTGGATCACGTCGTTGGCGGCGGTGCTGGCCCACACGTCACCGGCGTCGCCCTGGATGTACAGGTCCGAGGCCGAGTCGACGCCGACTCCCGGGCTGCCGACGAAGATCAGGCCGTTCACGGCCAGGCCCTTCTCGTGGGCCGCGATCCCGACGGTCGTGGTGCCGTAGCTGTGGCCGATCATCGTGTTGCGCGACGGCGGCCCGTCGTGGGTGACCCGCAATCCGTCCTGGAACCGGGACAGGTCACCGGCGGCACGTTCGGCATAGCCGGCCGAGGCGGCGTTATGGAAGAAGTCCGGCGCGTCGTAGCCGAGCCAGGTGATCGCGGCCGTCTTTCGCCCGGAGGGATCGAGACGGTTGGCGTCGTCGGCCATCACGTCCGCCCGGTCGATGTCGCCCGCGATGCTCGGCAGATCGGCCATCGTGCCGGGCACATAGGTCACCACGTTGTCGGCCTCGTCGGGGTTGCCGACGGCGACGATGGCCCGGCCGTCGTCCGCCGACGAATACCCCAGCAGGAAGGCGGGCGGCTTGCCCGGGTCGGCGAGCCGGTCGCGCACCGCCAGCGGCCCGGCCAACTGCTTCTCCAGCGGCTCACGTTCCCGGTCGATGCGATCGAGTTCGGCGAGGACGCTGCCGGCCGGGTTCGCCGAGTCCGGGTAGATCTCGCCGAGCCGGCCCTGCGCGGCCATCGCCCGCAGGAACTCCTCCCGCCGGTTCAGCTCGTCCCGCCGCTGGATCTCGTCGGTCAGCCCGGCCAGGTCGCGGTCGAGGACGATCCGGTTGGCGGTGTCCCGGTCGGTGGCAGGGACGCCGTCCAGCGCCCCGATCAGCTCCGGGAAGTTCTGCAGGGCCTCCTCCTGCTGCTGCGGCGTCAGCGTCTCCCACCACTCCCGGATCTCCCGGGGCTGCCGGGCACGCTGATCCTCCACATCGGCCCGGCTGACGGTCCGCATCTGCAGCTGCCCGAAACCGTTCGCGCCGGACGGCAGATTGACGTTCAGCACGTTGGCCGTCGAGTCGTCCTGCGCCCGCGCCCGCTCGAGCACCGCCTCCAGATCGGCCATGATCCCGGCCATCGCGCGGGCGGTGTGATCCAGCTGGCCACCCGTGTACGCCGAAGCCGGCGCGGTGATCCGGCCCGCCGCCGCGTCGATGGTGAACCCGGCCTGCTGCGCCGACGCGACGATCTCCTCGGCCTGTCTGCGGAGGGCGCCTACGGCGTACGCATGCTCCTCAAGAGCGTCGTAGATCCGCCGCGCCGGGTTGTAGGTGTTGCTCACCTCGGCCCGCAGCCCGGCCGCCCGGGTGGCCGCCTCCTCCGAGCCCGCGCCGGCCGACCACGCGTACGGAAGATCGCGGGTGGCCCGGATGAGCTGCTCGGCGGTGTCGTCGATCTGGCCGGCGAGCTGCTTCCACGCGGCAGCGGCCTGATGCCACGGCGTGTCGTACGCCTTGAGCAGCTGCTCCAGCGTCAGCGCGCTCACCGCGGCACCTGCCCGGCCCCGCGGATCCGCTGCCCGCCGGCCTCGTCGGTCCGGGTGTAGTCATCGGCCGCAGCGGTCAGCGCCGCGGAGAACCCCTCGATCTCCGCGGTCAGGCGGCGCAGATGTGCCTCCCACACCTGCTCGGCGGCACGGATCGCGGTGGCCGACGACCAGCCGGGCTCGCTGGTGGTGGCAAGCCGGTGCTCGGCGGCCGACATCGCGGCCTTGAGGGTGTTTCCGGCCGCCTGCGTCCCCGTCGCGCAGGCTCGCAGAGCCGGCACGTCGACAGCCAGGCCGTCTTCCATCCCCGTCTCCCGTCGTTCTCCCTATCCAGAGAGAACACCGCACGGGGGCGCAGGGTTCAACCGTCAGCCGGCGGCTCGAAACCGGGCGGTGCTGTCGCGCAGCTCGGCCAGCCCCTCGGCGATGCCGCGGAGCCGGTCGGTCGCCTCGATCAGGCTGAAATACGCCGGGTGGCGGGCGTCGGCCACCGGGTGCCCGTCCTCCGCGACATAGCTGGCCGCCGCCGCGACGAGGCTCTCGAACGCCGTCACACCCTCGTCGAACTGCTCGGCCAGGGCGGCGTGCGACTGGGTCAGCGCATCCCGCTGGCCGGGCTGCCCGAGCGGGATGGCGCGTTCCACACTCGCCGCCCGCTGGCCCAGATCGCGCAGCCAGGTCTCGGCGGTGGCCGCCTCCAGCGCCGCGGTCTCCCCGGCGCCGGTGAGCCGGCCGGCGAGCCCGGACATCGTCTGCGACGCCCGGTCCAGCCGGTCCCAGGACTGGGCGATCGTGGAGCCGCGGAGCGCGAACCGGGTGCGCTGGCGCCGCACCTCGTGCAGCACCGTGCGGCCGGCCGGGAACTTCTCCAGAGCCCCGGCCAGGCCGGGCGCGGTGATCGCGGGCGGCGGCGCCGGGGTCGCGGCGAGCTCCCGGTGGTCGCTCCAGCGCCACCAGGCCAGCACCGCCGAACCACCCGCGGCAGCCGCCCAGGCGGCGTCGCCGATACCGATCCCCGCGTACGGCGTGAGGACGGCAGCGGCCGCGGTCAGGCCGCCACCGAGCACGCTCCACCGGCGCGCTGACCCGCGCAGCCGCTTGAGCCGCCGGAAGTACCTGGTCCGCTCGTCCACCGTCGCCCCCGCTCTCAGCCCGCGGCCGTGGTGTCGCCGCGCTTCTGGTTCATGCTGGCCCGGATCTCGTCGAGGCGGGCCACGCTGGCCGGGTCGGCGGCCGGTGTGGCGCTCTGCTGCTGCTGCTCGACCGCGGGCTGCGCGGCGGCGCCGCCCAGCTTCTCACCCGCCATGCTGGCCCGGATCTGCTCGAGCCGGGACGAGCCGGCCAGGTCCAGGCTGGATTTCTGCACCTCGAGCATGCGGCCCTCGACCGAGTTGGAGGCCAGCTCGGCACGGCCCATGGCATTCGCATACCGCTGCTCGATCTTGTCGCGCACCTGGTCCAGCGACGGGGTGTTGCCCGGCGCCGCCAGCTGCGACATCGACTCCAGCGATTTCGCCACGGTCTCCTGCATCTTGGCCTGCTCGAGCTGGCTGAGCAGGCGAGAACGCTCGGCGATGCGCTGCTGCAGCACCATCGCGTTGTTCTCGACCGCCTTGCGCGCCTGCCCGGCGGCACCGAGCGCCTGGTCGTGGAGGGTCTTCAGATCCTCCATCGACTGCTCGCCCGCCACCAGCTGGGTGGCCAGGGTCTGCGCGGTCGACTCGTACTTCTGCGCCTCGGCCTCGTCGCCGGCGGCGCGGGCCCGGTCGGCCAGAACCAGCGCCTGGCGCGCCATCCCCTGCAGCTTCTCGACCTCGGTCATCTGCCGGGACAGCTTCATCTCCAGCTGCCGCTGGTTGCCGATCACGGCGGCGGCCTGCTGAACGAGCGCCTGATGCTGCCGCTGGGCATCCTCGATGGCCTGCTGGATCTGGACCTTCGGATCGGCGTACTCATCGATCTTCGCGCCGAAGAGCGCCATCACGTAGTTCCAGCCCTTGACGAACGGATTCGCCATCTCGCGGTATCCCCTCAAGTCGCTCCGTCTGACGCGTCACCGTTTCGAGTTACTTG is part of the Actinoplanes sp. NBC_00393 genome and harbors:
- a CDS encoding PspA/IM30 family protein, with the translated sequence MANPFVKGWNYVMALFGAKIDEYADPKVQIQQAIEDAQRQHQALVQQAAAVIGNQRQLEMKLSRQMTEVEKLQGMARQALVLADRARAAGDEAEAQKYESTAQTLATQLVAGEQSMEDLKTLHDQALGAAGQARKAVENNAMVLQQRIAERSRLLSQLEQAKMQETVAKSLESMSQLAAPGNTPSLDQVRDKIEQRYANAMGRAELASNSVEGRMLEVQKSSLDLAGSSRLEQIRASMAGEKLGGAAAQPAVEQQQQSATPAADPASVARLDEIRASMNQKRGDTTAAG
- a CDS encoding type VII secretion target; the encoded protein is MEDGLAVDVPALRACATGTQAAGNTLKAAMSAAEHRLATTSEPGWSSATAIRAAEQVWEAHLRRLTAEIEGFSAALTAAADDYTRTDEAGGQRIRGAGQVPR
- a CDS encoding alpha/beta hydrolase, with protein sequence MSALTLEQLLKAYDTPWHQAAAAWKQLAGQIDDTAEQLIRATRDLPYAWSAGAGSEEAATRAAGLRAEVSNTYNPARRIYDALEEHAYAVGALRRQAEEIVASAQQAGFTIDAAAGRITAPASAYTGGQLDHTARAMAGIMADLEAVLERARAQDDSTANVLNVNLPSGANGFGQLQMRTVSRADVEDQRARQPREIREWWETLTPQQQEEALQNFPELIGALDGVPATDRDTANRIVLDRDLAGLTDEIQRRDELNRREEFLRAMAAQGRLGEIYPDSANPAGSVLAELDRIDREREPLEKQLAGPLAVRDRLADPGKPPAFLLGYSSADDGRAIVAVGNPDEADNVVTYVPGTMADLPSIAGDIDRADVMADDANRLDPSGRKTAAITWLGYDAPDFFHNAASAGYAERAAGDLSRFQDGLRVTHDGPPSRNTMIGHSYGTTTVGIAAHEKGLAVNGLIFVGSPGVGVDSASDLYIQGDAGDVWASTAANDVIQLTGVDDNMRFGENPANPGFGGRQFTSDPGSFNPVEAHSDYWDPNNPSRRNIAFIVTGQEGRVQ
- the pspM gene encoding phage shock envelope stress response protein PspM → MDERTRYFRRLKRLRGSARRWSVLGGGLTAAAAVLTPYAGIGIGDAAWAAAAGGSAVLAWWRWSDHRELAATPAPPPAITAPGLAGALEKFPAGRTVLHEVRRQRTRFALRGSTIAQSWDRLDRASQTMSGLAGRLTGAGETAALEAATAETWLRDLGQRAASVERAIPLGQPGQRDALTQSHAALAEQFDEGVTAFESLVAAAASYVAEDGHPVADARHPAYFSLIEATDRLRGIAEGLAELRDSTARFRAAG